In Erigeron canadensis isolate Cc75 chromosome 8, C_canadensis_v1, whole genome shotgun sequence, the DNA window TTCTCACATGGTGATACTAGGTCAGTAAAAGTCATTTTGGATTCTATTAATATGTTTAAAGATATGTTAGGATTAGTGTCAAGCATGTCAAAGAGTACAACCTTCTTTTGTAATGTTTCTGACCCTGTAAAGTAAGCTATACTAGATATTATGTCGTTTGAAGAAGGCAACTTACCAGTTCAATACCTTGGAGTCCCACTCATTTTATCAAGACTGCTATATAAGGACTGTAAGGTACTACTAGAAAGAATGGAGAAACGGATTACTGGTTGGAGGAATAAGTCACTGTCGTTTGATGGGAGATTTCAACTAGTAAGGTCTGTCCATTCATCTTTACATATTTATTGGGCATCAGTGTTTATTCTTCCCCAACGTGTTATTGATGATTTGGAAAGCAAAATGAGGCTTTTTTTATGGAATCAATGAGATACAATTAAAGGTAAAGCTAAAGTTGCATGGAAATCTTTATGTGTACCGAAATTGGAAGGTGGACTTGGCATTAGAAGGATTGCTGATTTTAATAAAGCTGTAATGGTCAAACATGTGTGGAGTCTATTAACCGGCAGGGATTCTCTGTGGGTTAAATGGATTCATTCTTACAAGCTAAGAGGCAGAAGTTTCTGGATGTTCCAATACCACAGAATTAACATGGGGATGGAGGAAAATATTGCAATTACGCCATCAAATAAGGCCACATATCTGGACAAAATTAGGTGATGGTAAGAGTGCTTCGATGTGGTTTGATAAGTTGGCAGAAATTTGTCCAATTCGTACTTATGTTTCACCTAGAGACATTATGCGAGCAAACCTATCTCTTTAGTTCACAGTTTCAGACCTCATTGATGAGGGTATTTGGAAGTGGCCTATGGCCTGGCTTGATCTGTTTCCTGTTTTAATTGATTTACCGAATTTCCAATTGTCAAGCGATGTACATGATTCTTTGATTTGGAAAGATGCACAAGGCATTGAAAAACCCTTTTGTTCGACTGTTGTGTGGGATTCTATACTTTTTAAACAGGAGGAAGTTACATGGCACAAGAGTGTTTGGTTTCCCCAGATGATACCAGACAAGATGATGTGGCTTATTATGAGACGAAAACTGAGGACACAAGACAAGATGATGCAATGGTGTTCAGGAGCAAATATGAATTTTAATCTTGTGTGCTGCTCCCTTTGTACACAAGGACCTGATTCCCATAACCATTTGTTCTTTGATTGTAATTTTTCTAAACATGTATGGAGTCAAGTGCGTCACCTAGCTCAAATTCATCAAGTGAGCTCGAAATGGGAAGACATTCTGGATTGGATAACTACACGAGCCAATTCCAAATCTGCCAAGAGTGTAATTGGAAAGTTGCTAGTTGCTACTACTTATTTCATATGGCAAGAACGAAATAGAAGATTATTTTCTAATGAAGTGAGGAAGGTGGATCAGATTAGAGACATTGTGGCTACAAGTGTTCGTTTGAAGCTTGTCACATTGAGATTCAAGTATTCGAATCAAGTTGGAAGATTTGTGGAGGCTTGGAATTTGCCTAAAGGGCTGGTTATATATAACCCTTAATGATAGTTGTTTAGCTAGCTTTTAGCACAGATTTACTGTCACATATTTATTTGTAGTATGTCATAGCTAGCTACACTATAGCCATGAATCTATAGCCAagttatagagaacattggagttcctcccggaatttcaaaactatagccacttttcaaaacgatttttatagtcgagtcgagcataAGGTTAAGCGGATTGGTTTGAGCTTTACATGGTAGGACCATAATTAAACGTAGAGTCATGAATCTACATTTAGTTATGAGAGAAacatgtaaaactcaaacggacacttggacttatgttcaaaaggattccgTTTCAAAAAAACCTTGattaaatccgtttttatgagcATACGTGTTGCATTTAACATTCACCTAAGCACATATAATGATTCGAGATTTGTTTTATGTAAGGATTATGCTAGTTTAGTAGGATTCCCCCATATGCACATTAGAGTTGAAATGAACCTAAGCTTGAAAGGTATTCGTTGATGCATACTGGTTATATGCTATAACATGTGAATTTGAACATGATTTGATTGCAATGTGATAGTTTataatgtgcaatgtgaaagcATGTAATGTCAATGTGAAAGTTTGGAATGCGCACcgtgaaaattttgtgagaaatgcatgcCTAAAAGCTTTACGATTCATAATGTTGCACTTTAAGTAACATATGCACTTTAAAATAATGTGATTACTAGGAGGCATGAAATCACTTTGAGATATGACTTGTTTAAATTATTGTGTAAAGCGGTTGATTATTTATGATTGATTTGAAAGAGAATATGAGCATGATGAGTTGATAGAAAATTTTATGGACAATAGAGATATGAAGGCTTTCACCCGTAAGATTGAACTATTTAAGAATTTGCGCGTGAATATAGTGATGACTATTTAGTCATGCCTGCTATTGAGATAATTATTGCGTCCTAAGGTTGAGCTATTTGAGGACTAGCGTGTGGATGATGTAATGCTTATATAGTCATGCCTTGTTATtgagataataattattatgctCTAAGATTTGACTATTGAGGACTAGCATTTGCATGATATTACGCTAATGCGGTTAGTCTTTACCATTAAGTTAGACATTGCGTGTTGAGATTTGACCGCTTGAGAACTAGTGATTGCCCttgggaaattcattataaattagagattttctaagtatgaaagatGCCATTAAATACCCCTCCGATATTCGTTCACTCGTGCTCTTTTGAAATTATCCCACATCCTATTTCTTATGACACCGctattcattatttacatacGACAACACGATAACATCGGTGGAGCATCTTCCCACGAACGTTGGACGATATACTCTAAGAATTGTAGTCCCAATATATGACGCGACTCTATCCTCTTAGATACTACGCATAACCTTTGTATTCGATTTGAGATGGCGCAAAACATATGGAAATGCCAAACTAAGTTGGAGACTTACAAATGGTGAGCGGCACTAACGCCTTATGACGATACAACATCACTAGTCGAACACGTAGCCATACATTCTAGGCGACACACTATGAGGAATGTAGCCTCGAAATTTTGTGCAATATTTCTATTCTAACACGTATATGcgaatatctatctatattatttaagtcgGTGCGGCATATATTGACGTCATTgaaagttggagtccaatgggcaatgtaacacatagaagtgatttctttaactcgcgcaaggagtctgattcgagccttaatgaatctttttttttatacttccTATTTCATTCACTCgaaaccaaattctatatccttGATATTCTTAATGATTCAAAGTAATGATCACCACCGCTTCTCTTCAAAAGTTAGTAACCTAACAACATACAACTCACTTACACAACACTCAGCAATGACGAAATCGAGTAAGTAGTACTCCACTCTTGCTGCAACATCAATGGATGCGAAAGACGTTCAGATAGCAATTGTCAGTACGTGGAATACTTGGGATAACTATATAGCATAGAAGATACTATTGGATCAGAAACATAACGTAGGCCGTGGAAGATATGTTGTgtgtcaatcaaagtacaaggAAGCAATTTTGCACAAGCGACATCGAAGCAATCCGTTTAAATCACCCAAGAATATTAATTTGAGTTGTCATCTTTGAATTTCGACAATCTCGAAGGCCAAACACGATAAAGGCAtggttcttcttctttttccaaaGATTCACGATTCCTTCAATTCATGGATGACTCGACGCAACACCTGAAGGTGATGAGACCAAATAACTAACACCACCCACTCGCAACGGCGTTAAGAGAAGGACCCACTCGATGCAAGGGAGTTCAGGAAACTAGCAAGCTAGAAAAGTATAGTATAGAAGACACTATAGACTAGTATACCCAATGAAAGTGATGCCTTAgatatggtctacatgtgaGAGAGTGTAGAGGCAATTGAACCAAGGCCTCAAATAAGTAAAGGAATTGAAGGTCCTTCTATCCATGTTAAATGAATCCTTGGCGGcaattagaagaaattccaGAGTTACTGTTGGAGCGAAGATGATATTAAGGAGGATAAGATACAATATAAGAATTATGTGACCCCTGggatttgaagataaatgaaaaatgatttgggGACTACTCTAGAGGACAAGAGTAGTTACAAGTAGGATTAGGAAATCTAGCGAACTGAAGGTCAACGAGAATGATAAGAAGATTTGGCGGATTGCAGACTGCCAAAGAACATAAGAAAGCAAGGTGATTCAAGGAACCTAGTAAGAAGGTGTCTAATGAGCTTGCTTAGAGGAGAAAGTGAGATGATACGAGAAGCATAGCATgaaatcccttacatttttctaCAAGAAGAATGGTAACGGGGTAATCGCAACAAGAAAGATACTCAAACAAGGAGTATGAAATGCAAGTTTTTACTTTATCTTTAAAGAAGAGTTACTCACTAGCATCGTTGAAAGAGATATAAagtagaaagtaaagtaaaggaaggCGATTAACTCAAACGGTAAAGTGAAGGTATTGACGTCATCTACAAGATGCAGTTCTGAAGGTGTTCATCTTTATGGCACTTCACGCGTTATTCTCTAAATACCCATTTGGAAAACCTCTATCGAAAGACAACCTATTAGTAGAGCATATTAACTAAGCCTAGAAAGCAGTATACGCACAACACCCGAGTTTAGAAGCACGATGAGTTGAGAAGGTTATCCCCTCAAGGTCAACAGTCGTTGGAAGGTAAGCTAAAACAAGATGAACTTGAATGAGAAATATTTTGAAACACATGGTGAATCGTCAAGGACCATCGACCCAAGGAGTAGTACGCCCAAGAAAGGTGAAGAAGGAAAACAACATGGAATCGCTAAGCTAGTTGTGAAAGCAAATATGGAATATGACGCTAGAAGTAAGGACACACGCCGTTACAACGATCAAGGAACTTGTTCGCTGACCTAAGTCCCAAACAACTACAAACTCCAAAGAGCTAGTTATGGGATGTTTGAACGGAAGCGTGATAAGGGTAATATGCATTTTTGATGAGGTAGGATTAAACGGTCCATATCAACATGATGTGACGAGTACCCTTGAAATAACCTCAAGGATTTGCGACTGCGCGTGTGTTATTCAAGATGACGATTACTCTAGTAAGAGAAAAATGGAGAAAACTAAATGGTTGAGAAAGGGGAAAGGTGTGAAGCTTCACCTAAATTATGTTACATTACAATTCCCAAGAACATTAGGCTGGTGTACTTGAAAAGAAGCTTAGCTTAGAAAGCTAAAAAAAAGATATGAGGCTTTTGAAAGCAAGGTAATTGGAAATTTTGTAGAGGTCTGAAAGGACCTAAGAAGGATTATCCCTGAGAAGGGATCCATACTAATAAGGGCTTGAAGTGTTAGTCTTGCCAAGACGGTGAGGACATGATGTGATCACTTGTGAGCATAAGGATTGTGTAAACTCTATCACGAGGAACACATAGTAATAGTAGAGAAATAGAAGAGGTTATATGTGCAATGTTAAAAAGGAGTTAGCCGGAAATATGCTATAAAGGGTAATACTTCTA includes these proteins:
- the LOC122610333 gene encoding uncharacterized protein LOC122610333 gives rise to the protein MAWLDLFPVLIDLPNFQLSSDVHDSLIWKDAQGIEKPFCSTVVWDSILFKQEEVTWHKSVWFPQMIPDKMMWLIMRRKLRTQDKMMQWCSGANMNFNLVCCSLCTQGPDSHNHLFFDCNFSKHVWSQVRHLAQIHQVSSKWEDILDWITTRANSKSAKSVIGKLLVATTYFIWQERNRRLFSNEVRKVDQIRDIVATSVRLKLVTLRFKYSNQVGRFVEAWNLPKGLVIYNP